A portion of the Pithys albifrons albifrons isolate INPA30051 chromosome 1, PitAlb_v1, whole genome shotgun sequence genome contains these proteins:
- the BCOR gene encoding BCL-6 corepressor isoform X1 produces MLSATPLYGNVHTWMSNERVRMCGINEDRKIPVNDGDAPKSRLELREENHLNHSMVDATTAHRIDSLAALSMDRSGLMREGLRVPSSIVYSTLCGLGSEKSRDATSSIAGLGFTPERNPEIQFKTNPPEAVESPAVSGKAPNGFSAIYKTPPGIQKNSVPTGETLGLDRAAGDRQSPLGVNGASYLRLPWVNPYMEGATPAIYPFLDSPNKYSLNMYKPLLPQQSTYSLPQHLAYSPVCTNGERFLYLPTSHYVAPHIPSSLASPMRLSTASASPAIPPLVHCPDKSLSWKMGVSPSNPVDTHAYPHIQSSKQPRVPAAKPAPANMSADPALLLPHSPRPSPRLPLPTQVGDAYTDFHKHFPRITTSPSSAVTLPKPYVNVGGEFPPSRLSNGKLPKGSDAGEAPLPSAPHARKAGHDRKDSRSPPLLEKQTPTKDVTDKPLDLSAKVVDAEIAGKSDHGKKIMPTVLVHGRAGGGTHLPGSDIVQKESISPGNSCPIYRPEIISTAPSSWIVPGPSPSEEAGKNVQLKNKALDWVIPQQRSSSCPRMGGTEAVVGSVSGTVSVGGRPASASPAPNSNADCTKTARSSAESTASVIQHVGQPVATPAKHSSKVAKSCGQEVNFKASETALASSPIFLPPNEAFRSPPLPYSRSYLPYPVPEGIAISPLTLHGKGHVYPHPVLLPNGSLYPTHLAPKPGLPYSLPAGRGEFMTYQNALEVGMVHPMLLQHSALEISKEEKAERRSRSHERVRYEDPALRTRLPDLPESGGKIHFEMPGDKSVKLHQSSGHSKNSGKGDKHLFPDLLRDEQEAKVEANVTKVSFATENSNQTNDPTKHKVEQVPQHRDFIVMREEFGRNNDLHETYNFKQAQSSSVFGLRKEDLSVSQPKERVAVQPSPVFLESAHESDAPTLAFGKVQEDAKPFCMGTVPPSIDANQTYTKDGADDAESADGKILKPKPSKLAKRIANSAGYVGDRFKCVTTELYADSSQLSREQRALQMEGLQEDSILCLPAAYCERAMMRFSELEMKEREGQTATKDTEICRFSQADWENLKGNSEKKPKSVALEDAIADQNDNERCNFTSTENTRGHFLETPEEKDLSNEKCYLERHSIYEKAEDQPTEDIGQHSCPRLDRKRKHSGETVQNDGSQNESFVDELQDEVISKAKKKKSSKDDWPEREMTNNSSNHLEEPNCNEVTNLKVCIELTGLHPKKQRHLQHLRELWEQQVSPERSPSGKLGRQSRKDLAEAVQPEATAKVKDFTEERHTKKRSEAKSNRSWSEESLKTSDNEQGLPVFPVSPHMKSLSSTNANSKRQAQPSCTPASRLAAKQQKIKESRKTDGLYTDEEEDFQHASLLQKYSECEKPSGKRQCKTKHLALQERRRRSSLTGDDTTDIENAEDKVTVTRKVRKRPEPTSDCDSSPAKPYEQKPYDRLQQTPSLLPVSQPSQLPIASPPQETTPSRPMPPEARRLIVNKNAGETLLQRAARLGYEEVVLYCLENKACDVNHRDNAGYCALHEACARGWLSIVRHLLEYGADVNCSAQDGTRPIHDAVENDHLEIVRLLLSYGADPTLATYSGRTIVKMTHSELMETFLTEYLTDLQGRSVDDPGLYWDFYGSSVCDPKDESGFDILANPPGPGDEDEDGFSDVFEFEFSDEAPLPCYNIQVCLSQGPRNWLLLSDVVKRLKMSSRIFRCNFPNLEVVTITEAEFYKQTSLSQLFSCATDLEAFNPESKELLDLVEFTSELKTLLGSSLHWLHPHEDPPFDILW; encoded by the exons ATGCTTTCTGCAACGCCCCTATATGGCAATGTTCATACTTGGATGAGCAATGAAAGGGTCCGCATGTGTGGAATTAATGAAGACAG GAAAATTCCCGTTAATGATGGCGATGCACCGAAAAGCAGACTGGAGTTGAGAGAAGAAAATCACCTGAATCACAGTATG GTGGATGCGACCACAGCACATCGCATTGACAGTCTCGCAGCTCTGAGTATGGACAGGTCTGGACTCATGCGAGAAGGACTCAGAGTCCCCAGTAGTATTGTCTATTCCACCTTGTGCGGACTTGGTTCGGAAAAATCACGGGATGCTACAAGTTCGATAGCTGGCCTTGGATTTACTCCTGAAAGAAATCCAGAGATACAGTTTAAGACTAATCCCCCTGAAGCAGTAGAAAGTCCAGCTGTCTCTGGAAAAGCCCCAAATGGCTTCAGTGCTATATACAAAACACCACCTGGAATACAAAAAAACTCTGTCCCAACAGGGGAGACACTGGGTTTGGACCGAGCTGCGGGTGACAGGCAGAGTCCCCTCGGTGTCAATGGTGCTAGTTACCTAAGGCTCCCCTGGGTAAACCCCTATATGGAGGGTGCAACGCCTGCCATATACCCTTTCCTTGACTCACCAAATAAGTATTCGTTGAACATGTACAAGCCATTGCTACCTCAGCAGTCCACCTACAGCTTACCACAGCACCTGGCTTACTCCCCCGTATGTACGAATGGTGAACGTTTTTTATACCTGCCAACCTCCCACTACGTTGCCCCCCACATCCCTTCATCGCTGGCATCACCCATGAGGCTCTCGACTGCTTCGGCTTCACCGGCAATCCCACCTTTGGTGCACTGTCCGGATAAGAGCTTGTCGTGGAAGATGGGTGTGAGCCCAAGCAACCCTGTTGACACACACGCCTACCCCCACATCCAGAGCAGCAAGCAGCCCCGGGTCCCTGCTGCCAAGCCAGCCCCTGCCAACATGTCAGCAgatcctgctctcctgctgccGCACTCGCCCCGGCCATCTCCCCGCCTTCCCCTGCCCACCCAGGTGGGGGATGCTTACACAGATTTCCACAAACACTTTCCCAGGATCACCACTTCCCCCTCCTCCGCTGTTACCCTCCCAAAGCCCTACGTGAATGTTGGTGGTGAATTTCCACCATCTCGCCTCTCCAATGGGAAGCTTCCCAAAGGCAGTGATGCTGGGGAGGCACCCCTACCATCTGCCCCTCATGCACGGAAAGCTGGCCATGACCGGAAGGACAGCAGGTCTCCCCCTCTCCTAGAAAAGCAGACCCCAACCAAAGATGTCACCGACAAACCACTGGACTTGTCGGCGAAAGTGGTTGATGCAGAAATTGCTGGCAAGTCAGACCATGGTAAGAAAATTATGCCAACAGTGCTGGTGCAcggaagggcaggaggagggacaCACTTGCCTGGCAGTGACATTGTTCAGAAAGAATCTATTTCTCCTGGGAACAGCTGCCCCATCTACAGGCCTGAAATTATCAGCACGGCACCATCCTCATGGATCGTTCCTGGTCCCAGCCCCAGCGAGGAGGCTGGGAAGAATGTCCAGCTGAAAAACAAGGCACTGGACTGGGTTATCCCACAACAGCggagctcctcctgccccaggatggGTGGCACGGAGGCAGTCGTTGGCAGTGTTTCAGGGACAGTGTCGGTGGGAGGGCGTCCGGCGTCCGCGTCGCCTGCTCCCAACTCCAACGCAGATTGCACCAAGACAGCCcggagctctgcagagagcactgCGTCGGTTATACAGCATGTCGGGCAGCCTGTCGCCACCCCTGCGAAACATAGCAGTAAGGTGGCCAAATCCTGTGGCCAGGAAGTCAACTTCAAGGCAAGTGAGACTGCCCTGGCCTCCAGCCCCATCTTCCTGCCGCCCAATGAGGCATTTCGCTCCCCACCTCTGCCCTACTCCAGGAGTTACCTCCCATACCCAGTGCCGGAGGGGATAGCCATCAGCCCTCTCACCCTCCATGGGAAAGGACATGTGTATCCGcatcctgtcctgctgcccaatGGCAGCCTCTACCCCACCCACCTTGCTCCCAAACCTGGCCTACCCTACAGCCTGCCAGCAGGGCGGGGGGAGTTCATGACCTACCAGAATGCACTGGAAGTGGGGATGGTGCACCCCATGCTGCTGCAGCATTCAGCTTTGGAGATCAGtaaggaggaaaaggcagaaaggagGTCACGGTCTCACGAGAGGGTGCGCTACGAGGACCCAGCTCTGCGGACCCGGTTGCCAGATCTCCCAGAGAGTGGCGGGAAGATCCATTTTGAAATGCCTGGTGACAAGAGTGTGAAATTGCACCAGAGCTCTGGCCACAGTAAAAACTCGGGAAAAGGTGACAAACACCTCTTTCCGGACCTTCTGCGAGATGAGCAAGAGGCTAAAGTTGAAGCAAATGTAACGAAAGTCAGCTTTGCTACAGAAAACAGTAATCAGACTAATGACCCTACAAAGCACAAGGTAGAGCAAGTGCCGCAGCACAGAGATTTTATTGTAATGAGAGAGGAGTTTGGAAGAAATAATGATCTTCACGAAACCTATAATTTCAAGCAGGCCCAGAGTTCATCAGTGTTCGGCTTAAGGAAAGAAGATTTATCTGTGAGCCAGCCTAAGGAGAGAGTGGCAGTCCAGCCTTCGCCTGTTTTCTTGGAAAGCGCTCACGAGAGTGATGCTCCAACTCTGGCTTTTGGCAAGGTGCAGGAGGACGCAAAGCCATTCTGCATGGGGACTGTGCCGCCAAGCATTGATGCCAACCAGACCTATACCAAAGATGGAGCCGACGATGCAGAATCTGCTGATGGCAAAATACTGAAACCCAAGCCATCTAAGCTGGCCAAGAGGATCGCAAACTCTGCTGGTTATGTAGGTGATCGATTCAAGTGTGTGACGACCGAGCTGTACGCCGACTCCAGCCAGCTCAGCCGGGAGCAGCGGGCATTGCAG ATGGAAGGATTACAAGAGGACAGTATTTTATGTCTACCTGCTGCTTACTGTGAG CGTGCAATGATGCGTTTCTCAGAGTTGGAgatgaaagagagagaaggcCAAACAGCTACCAAAGACACAGAGATCTGCAGATTCAGCCAGGCAGACTGGGAAAACTTGAAAGGAAACAGTGAAAAGAAGCCAAAGTCTGTCGCTCTGGAAGATGCCATTGCTGACCAAAATGACAATGAGAGAT gtaacTTTACTAGCACAGAAAACACCCGAGGTCACTTTCTTGAAACTCCAGAGGAAAAAGATCTCTCAAATGAGAAATGCTATTTAGAGAGACATTCTATATATGAAAAAGCGGAAGACCAGCCAACAGAAGATATTGGCCAACATTCATGTCCACGTCTGGACAGGAAGCGTAAACACTCTGGTGAGACAGTCCAAAATGATGGCAGCCAAAATGAGAGCTTTGTGGATGAACTGCAGGATGAAGTTAtatcaaaagcaaaaaagaagaaGAGCTCCAAAG ATGACTGGCCTGAGAGGGAAATGACAAACAATTCCTCTAACCACTTAGAAGAGCCCAATTGTAATGAGGTGACCAACCTGAAGGTGTGCATTGAATTAACAGGGCTCCATCCCAAAAAGCAGCGTCACCTGCAGCATCTTAGGGAACTATGGGAGCAGCAGGTGTCACCAGAGAGATCCCCGTCCGGCAAGTTGGGCCGGCAAAGCAGGAAAGATTTAGCTGAGGCTGTTCAGCCAGAGGCCACTGCAAAGGTCAAAGACTTCACAGAAGAAAGGCACACCAAGAAAAGGTCAGAGGCCAAAAGCAATAGAAGTTGGTCTGAAGAGTCCCTCAAAACAAGTGACAATGAACAAG GCTTACCCGTATTCCCGGTGTCTCCGCACATGAAGAGCCTTTCATCCACCAATGCAAACAGCAAAAGGCAGGCTCAGCCAAGCTGTACTCCAGCCTCGAGGTTGGCTGCcaaacagcagaaaattaaagaaagccGGAAGACAGATGGGCTGTACACAGACGAAGAGGAGGATTTCCAACATgcatctctgctgcagaaatacAGCGAGTGTGAGAAGCCATCAGGGAAACGTCAgtgtaaaacaaaacacttggcactgcaggagaggagaaggaggtcATCTCTGACAGGGGATGACACCACAGATATCGAAAATGCTGAAGATAAG GTAACAGTAACAAGGAAAGTCAGGAAGCGACCAGAGCCTACTTCAGACTGCGACTCTTCGCCAGCCAAGCCATATGAGCAGAAGCCGTACGATCGCCTGCAGCAGACTCCCTCATTACTACCCGTCTCACAGCCCTCGCAGCTGCCGATCGCCAGCCCTCCTCAGGAGACCACCCCAAGCCGGCCGATGCCGCCCGAAGCGCGGAGGCTCATTGTCAACAAGAACGCGGGGGAAACGCTGCTGCAGCGGGCGGCGCGCCTGGGCTATGAG GAAGTGGTTCTGTATTGTTTGGAAAACAAGGCGTGTGATGTGAATCATCGTGACAACGCGGGTTACTGTGCCCTGCACGaggcctgtgccaggggctggctgAGCATCGTGCGGCATCTTCTCGAGTACGGCGCCGACGTGAACTGCAGTGCTCAGGATGGAACCAG ACCAATCCATGACGCGGTCGAAAATGACCACTTGGAAATTGTCCGCCTGTTACTGTCCTATGGTGCTGATCCAACACTTGCAACCTACTCTGGGAGGACCATTGTCAAGATGACCCACAGTGAGCTCATGGAGACCTTCCTCACAG agtATTTAACTGACCTGCAAGGTCGAAGTGTTGATGACCCTGGTTTGTACTGGGATTTCTATGGCAGCTCTGTGTGCG ATCCAAAAGATGAATCTGGATTTGACATCTTGGCAAATCCTCCTGGCCCAGGTGATGAAGATGAAGATGGCTTTAGCGATGTGTTTGAATTCGAATTTTCGGATGAGGCTCCCTTGCCGTGTTACAACATCCAAGTGTGTCTCTCTCAGGG ACCACGAAACTGGCTTTTGCTCTCGGACGTGGTGAAGAGGCTAAAAATGTCATCTCGCATCTTCCGCTGCAACTTCCCCAATCTGGAAGTCGTCACTATCACAGAGGCAGAGTTTTACAAACAGACTTCTCTCAGCCAGTTGTTCTCTTGTGCTACGGACCTTGAAGCATTTAACCCAGAGAGCAAAGAGCTGTTGGACTTGGTAGAGTTCACAAGCGAACTCAAGACTTTGCTCGGCTCGTCGCTTCACTGGTTGCATCCGCACGAGGACCCTCCCTTTGACATCCTCTGGTGA
- the BCOR gene encoding BCL-6 corepressor isoform X4 has protein sequence MLSATPLYGNVHTWMSNERVRMCGINEDRKIPVNDGDAPKSRLELREENHLNHSMVDATTAHRIDSLAALSMDRSGLMREGLRVPSSIVYSTLCGLGSEKSRDATSSIAGLGFTPERNPEIQFKTNPPEAVESPAVSGKAPNGFSAIYKTPPGIQKNSVPTGETLGLDRAAGDRQSPLGVNGASYLRLPWVNPYMEGATPAIYPFLDSPNKYSLNMYKPLLPQQSTYSLPQHLAYSPVCTNGERFLYLPTSHYVAPHIPSSLASPMRLSTASASPAIPPLVHCPDKSLSWKMGVSPSNPVDTHAYPHIQSSKQPRVPAAKPAPANMSADPALLLPHSPRPSPRLPLPTQVGDAYTDFHKHFPRITTSPSSAVTLPKPYVNVGGEFPPSRLSNGKLPKGSDAGEAPLPSAPHARKAGHDRKDSRSPPLLEKQTPTKDVTDKPLDLSAKVVDAEIAGKSDHGKKIMPTVLVHGRAGGGTHLPGSDIVQKESISPGNSCPIYRPEIISTAPSSWIVPGPSPSEEAGKNVQLKNKALDWVIPQQRSSSCPRMGGTEAVVGSVSGTVSVGGRPASASPAPNSNADCTKTARSSAESTASVIQHVGQPVATPAKHSSKVAKSCGQEVNFKASETALASSPIFLPPNEAFRSPPLPYSRSYLPYPVPEGIAISPLTLHGKGHVYPHPVLLPNGSLYPTHLAPKPGLPYSLPAGRGEFMTYQNALEVGMVHPMLLQHSALEISKEEKAERRSRSHERVRYEDPALRTRLPDLPESGGKIHFEMPGDKSVKLHQSSGHSKNSGKGDKHLFPDLLRDEQEAKVEANVTKVSFATENSNQTNDPTKHKVEQVPQHRDFIVMREEFGRNNDLHETYNFKQAQSSSVFGLRKEDLSVSQPKERVAVQPSPVFLESAHESDAPTLAFGKVQEDAKPFCMGTVPPSIDANQTYTKDGADDAESADGKILKPKPSKLAKRIANSAGYVGDRFKCVTTELYADSSQLSREQRALQRAMMRFSELEMKEREGQTATKDTEICRFSQADWENLKGNSEKKPKSVALEDAIADQNDNERCNFTSTENTRGHFLETPEEKDLSNEKCYLERHSIYEKAEDQPTEDIGQHSCPRLDRKRKHSGETVQNDGSQNESFVDELQDEVISKAKKKKSSKGLHPKKQRHLQHLRELWEQQVSPERSPSGKLGRQSRKDLAEAVQPEATAKVKDFTEERHTKKRSEAKSNRSWSEESLKTSDNEQGLPVFPVSPHMKSLSSTNANSKRQAQPSCTPASRLAAKQQKIKESRKTDGLYTDEEEDFQHASLLQKYSECEKPSGKRQCKTKHLALQERRRRSSLTGDDTTDIENAEDKVTVTRKVRKRPEPTSDCDSSPAKPYEQKPYDRLQQTPSLLPVSQPSQLPIASPPQETTPSRPMPPEARRLIVNKNAGETLLQRAARLGYEEVVLYCLENKACDVNHRDNAGYCALHEACARGWLSIVRHLLEYGADVNCSAQDGTRPIHDAVENDHLEIVRLLLSYGADPTLATYSGRTIVKMTHSELMETFLTEYLTDLQGRSVDDPGLYWDFYGSSVCDPKDESGFDILANPPGPGDEDEDGFSDVFEFEFSDEAPLPCYNIQVCLSQGPRNWLLLSDVVKRLKMSSRIFRCNFPNLEVVTITEAEFYKQTSLSQLFSCATDLEAFNPESKELLDLVEFTSELKTLLGSSLHWLHPHEDPPFDILW, from the exons ATGCTTTCTGCAACGCCCCTATATGGCAATGTTCATACTTGGATGAGCAATGAAAGGGTCCGCATGTGTGGAATTAATGAAGACAG GAAAATTCCCGTTAATGATGGCGATGCACCGAAAAGCAGACTGGAGTTGAGAGAAGAAAATCACCTGAATCACAGTATG GTGGATGCGACCACAGCACATCGCATTGACAGTCTCGCAGCTCTGAGTATGGACAGGTCTGGACTCATGCGAGAAGGACTCAGAGTCCCCAGTAGTATTGTCTATTCCACCTTGTGCGGACTTGGTTCGGAAAAATCACGGGATGCTACAAGTTCGATAGCTGGCCTTGGATTTACTCCTGAAAGAAATCCAGAGATACAGTTTAAGACTAATCCCCCTGAAGCAGTAGAAAGTCCAGCTGTCTCTGGAAAAGCCCCAAATGGCTTCAGTGCTATATACAAAACACCACCTGGAATACAAAAAAACTCTGTCCCAACAGGGGAGACACTGGGTTTGGACCGAGCTGCGGGTGACAGGCAGAGTCCCCTCGGTGTCAATGGTGCTAGTTACCTAAGGCTCCCCTGGGTAAACCCCTATATGGAGGGTGCAACGCCTGCCATATACCCTTTCCTTGACTCACCAAATAAGTATTCGTTGAACATGTACAAGCCATTGCTACCTCAGCAGTCCACCTACAGCTTACCACAGCACCTGGCTTACTCCCCCGTATGTACGAATGGTGAACGTTTTTTATACCTGCCAACCTCCCACTACGTTGCCCCCCACATCCCTTCATCGCTGGCATCACCCATGAGGCTCTCGACTGCTTCGGCTTCACCGGCAATCCCACCTTTGGTGCACTGTCCGGATAAGAGCTTGTCGTGGAAGATGGGTGTGAGCCCAAGCAACCCTGTTGACACACACGCCTACCCCCACATCCAGAGCAGCAAGCAGCCCCGGGTCCCTGCTGCCAAGCCAGCCCCTGCCAACATGTCAGCAgatcctgctctcctgctgccGCACTCGCCCCGGCCATCTCCCCGCCTTCCCCTGCCCACCCAGGTGGGGGATGCTTACACAGATTTCCACAAACACTTTCCCAGGATCACCACTTCCCCCTCCTCCGCTGTTACCCTCCCAAAGCCCTACGTGAATGTTGGTGGTGAATTTCCACCATCTCGCCTCTCCAATGGGAAGCTTCCCAAAGGCAGTGATGCTGGGGAGGCACCCCTACCATCTGCCCCTCATGCACGGAAAGCTGGCCATGACCGGAAGGACAGCAGGTCTCCCCCTCTCCTAGAAAAGCAGACCCCAACCAAAGATGTCACCGACAAACCACTGGACTTGTCGGCGAAAGTGGTTGATGCAGAAATTGCTGGCAAGTCAGACCATGGTAAGAAAATTATGCCAACAGTGCTGGTGCAcggaagggcaggaggagggacaCACTTGCCTGGCAGTGACATTGTTCAGAAAGAATCTATTTCTCCTGGGAACAGCTGCCCCATCTACAGGCCTGAAATTATCAGCACGGCACCATCCTCATGGATCGTTCCTGGTCCCAGCCCCAGCGAGGAGGCTGGGAAGAATGTCCAGCTGAAAAACAAGGCACTGGACTGGGTTATCCCACAACAGCggagctcctcctgccccaggatggGTGGCACGGAGGCAGTCGTTGGCAGTGTTTCAGGGACAGTGTCGGTGGGAGGGCGTCCGGCGTCCGCGTCGCCTGCTCCCAACTCCAACGCAGATTGCACCAAGACAGCCcggagctctgcagagagcactgCGTCGGTTATACAGCATGTCGGGCAGCCTGTCGCCACCCCTGCGAAACATAGCAGTAAGGTGGCCAAATCCTGTGGCCAGGAAGTCAACTTCAAGGCAAGTGAGACTGCCCTGGCCTCCAGCCCCATCTTCCTGCCGCCCAATGAGGCATTTCGCTCCCCACCTCTGCCCTACTCCAGGAGTTACCTCCCATACCCAGTGCCGGAGGGGATAGCCATCAGCCCTCTCACCCTCCATGGGAAAGGACATGTGTATCCGcatcctgtcctgctgcccaatGGCAGCCTCTACCCCACCCACCTTGCTCCCAAACCTGGCCTACCCTACAGCCTGCCAGCAGGGCGGGGGGAGTTCATGACCTACCAGAATGCACTGGAAGTGGGGATGGTGCACCCCATGCTGCTGCAGCATTCAGCTTTGGAGATCAGtaaggaggaaaaggcagaaaggagGTCACGGTCTCACGAGAGGGTGCGCTACGAGGACCCAGCTCTGCGGACCCGGTTGCCAGATCTCCCAGAGAGTGGCGGGAAGATCCATTTTGAAATGCCTGGTGACAAGAGTGTGAAATTGCACCAGAGCTCTGGCCACAGTAAAAACTCGGGAAAAGGTGACAAACACCTCTTTCCGGACCTTCTGCGAGATGAGCAAGAGGCTAAAGTTGAAGCAAATGTAACGAAAGTCAGCTTTGCTACAGAAAACAGTAATCAGACTAATGACCCTACAAAGCACAAGGTAGAGCAAGTGCCGCAGCACAGAGATTTTATTGTAATGAGAGAGGAGTTTGGAAGAAATAATGATCTTCACGAAACCTATAATTTCAAGCAGGCCCAGAGTTCATCAGTGTTCGGCTTAAGGAAAGAAGATTTATCTGTGAGCCAGCCTAAGGAGAGAGTGGCAGTCCAGCCTTCGCCTGTTTTCTTGGAAAGCGCTCACGAGAGTGATGCTCCAACTCTGGCTTTTGGCAAGGTGCAGGAGGACGCAAAGCCATTCTGCATGGGGACTGTGCCGCCAAGCATTGATGCCAACCAGACCTATACCAAAGATGGAGCCGACGATGCAGAATCTGCTGATGGCAAAATACTGAAACCCAAGCCATCTAAGCTGGCCAAGAGGATCGCAAACTCTGCTGGTTATGTAGGTGATCGATTCAAGTGTGTGACGACCGAGCTGTACGCCGACTCCAGCCAGCTCAGCCGGGAGCAGCGGGCATTGCAG CGTGCAATGATGCGTTTCTCAGAGTTGGAgatgaaagagagagaaggcCAAACAGCTACCAAAGACACAGAGATCTGCAGATTCAGCCAGGCAGACTGGGAAAACTTGAAAGGAAACAGTGAAAAGAAGCCAAAGTCTGTCGCTCTGGAAGATGCCATTGCTGACCAAAATGACAATGAGAGAT gtaacTTTACTAGCACAGAAAACACCCGAGGTCACTTTCTTGAAACTCCAGAGGAAAAAGATCTCTCAAATGAGAAATGCTATTTAGAGAGACATTCTATATATGAAAAAGCGGAAGACCAGCCAACAGAAGATATTGGCCAACATTCATGTCCACGTCTGGACAGGAAGCGTAAACACTCTGGTGAGACAGTCCAAAATGATGGCAGCCAAAATGAGAGCTTTGTGGATGAACTGCAGGATGAAGTTAtatcaaaagcaaaaaagaagaaGAGCTCCAAAG GGCTCCATCCCAAAAAGCAGCGTCACCTGCAGCATCTTAGGGAACTATGGGAGCAGCAGGTGTCACCAGAGAGATCCCCGTCCGGCAAGTTGGGCCGGCAAAGCAGGAAAGATTTAGCTGAGGCTGTTCAGCCAGAGGCCACTGCAAAGGTCAAAGACTTCACAGAAGAAAGGCACACCAAGAAAAGGTCAGAGGCCAAAAGCAATAGAAGTTGGTCTGAAGAGTCCCTCAAAACAAGTGACAATGAACAAG GCTTACCCGTATTCCCGGTGTCTCCGCACATGAAGAGCCTTTCATCCACCAATGCAAACAGCAAAAGGCAGGCTCAGCCAAGCTGTACTCCAGCCTCGAGGTTGGCTGCcaaacagcagaaaattaaagaaagccGGAAGACAGATGGGCTGTACACAGACGAAGAGGAGGATTTCCAACATgcatctctgctgcagaaatacAGCGAGTGTGAGAAGCCATCAGGGAAACGTCAgtgtaaaacaaaacacttggcactgcaggagaggagaaggaggtcATCTCTGACAGGGGATGACACCACAGATATCGAAAATGCTGAAGATAAG GTAACAGTAACAAGGAAAGTCAGGAAGCGACCAGAGCCTACTTCAGACTGCGACTCTTCGCCAGCCAAGCCATATGAGCAGAAGCCGTACGATCGCCTGCAGCAGACTCCCTCATTACTACCCGTCTCACAGCCCTCGCAGCTGCCGATCGCCAGCCCTCCTCAGGAGACCACCCCAAGCCGGCCGATGCCGCCCGAAGCGCGGAGGCTCATTGTCAACAAGAACGCGGGGGAAACGCTGCTGCAGCGGGCGGCGCGCCTGGGCTATGAG GAAGTGGTTCTGTATTGTTTGGAAAACAAGGCGTGTGATGTGAATCATCGTGACAACGCGGGTTACTGTGCCCTGCACGaggcctgtgccaggggctggctgAGCATCGTGCGGCATCTTCTCGAGTACGGCGCCGACGTGAACTGCAGTGCTCAGGATGGAACCAG ACCAATCCATGACGCGGTCGAAAATGACCACTTGGAAATTGTCCGCCTGTTACTGTCCTATGGTGCTGATCCAACACTTGCAACCTACTCTGGGAGGACCATTGTCAAGATGACCCACAGTGAGCTCATGGAGACCTTCCTCACAG agtATTTAACTGACCTGCAAGGTCGAAGTGTTGATGACCCTGGTTTGTACTGGGATTTCTATGGCAGCTCTGTGTGCG ATCCAAAAGATGAATCTGGATTTGACATCTTGGCAAATCCTCCTGGCCCAGGTGATGAAGATGAAGATGGCTTTAGCGATGTGTTTGAATTCGAATTTTCGGATGAGGCTCCCTTGCCGTGTTACAACATCCAAGTGTGTCTCTCTCAGGG ACCACGAAACTGGCTTTTGCTCTCGGACGTGGTGAAGAGGCTAAAAATGTCATCTCGCATCTTCCGCTGCAACTTCCCCAATCTGGAAGTCGTCACTATCACAGAGGCAGAGTTTTACAAACAGACTTCTCTCAGCCAGTTGTTCTCTTGTGCTACGGACCTTGAAGCATTTAACCCAGAGAGCAAAGAGCTGTTGGACTTGGTAGAGTTCACAAGCGAACTCAAGACTTTGCTCGGCTCGTCGCTTCACTGGTTGCATCCGCACGAGGACCCTCCCTTTGACATCCTCTGGTGA